The window GGCGGCAAGGTGACAGTCACCGGCGCGGACGGCAAGCGGGTGGCGTCGGCCGAGGTGTACGGCGGCGACGGCCGCGGCAGCCAGGGCGGTCTCGCCCCCCGGTTCGTCCTCCCCCCGGCAGCTACAAGTTCGCCGTCCGCGGGACCGACGGGACGACCAAGGAGAAGGAGTTCACCGTCAGCACCAACCCGATGCGGGTGAAGGTGGAGTAGCGAACGCAGGCGCCCAGCCAGAGGCGAACCGGCGACGCGATACGGAATTGCATTACATTGAGACTTCTGGCTCGACGCGACTGTACCCGGCGCGATGTTATGAGGTGGACTTGATTTGGAGTGCGGCGCTGTACCGCCGCTGTGGTTTTTGTTTCTGGCATCCGAAGCGTCGCCGAGCGCGAAGCGGACCCCGGAGAGCTGGCACGGGACGCGACCTTGGTAGGGGCTAAATTGGGCTAATCCCAAAACAAAAGCGGCGGTCCAGCGCCGCACTCCAAATTTTGTCGCGTCGAGCGAGAAGTATCAAAAATTCCTTATTTTCCCAAGTTGACGGCCCAGCGGAACCCGACGCCCCCCTTGACGATCAACGGGTTCCGAGCCAGCCACCACCACCGCCGGGTGATCCGTCGCCGGAGGTCGGCCAACCGGTTGAACGTCTCGTTGGCCACGGCTTCCCGGACCAACGTCCCGAACGGTTCGACCGGTGGCAACTCCGGAAAACAGCCCGCAGCCCCGCTGTCGACCGGAAGGGAAGGCGCCGGCGTACTACAAGGTCTTCAGGTATTCGATCACGGCCGCGCGCTCGGCTTCCGTCAGTTCGTCTCCGAAGGTGTGGCCGCCGTTGCCCTGACCCCGCCGGGTCGTGTCGTAAACATTTCTCCGCTCGGCGTAAGGCAGTTTGGCGTCGGGCGGCTCCACGGTCGCAACCTTCCAGCCCACCCGGACCGGGTCGTAGTCTTCCTCGGCCGTCCGGTACGAGCGGGTAAACACCCTCGGCCGGGCTTTCGAGTTGAGGACGTGATAGAGCGTCGGGACGGAGGCGTTGTGAAAGTAGGGTGCCGTCGCCCACACGCCGTCGAGGGGTGGGGCTTGGTAGCCGCGGGCCGGGAGGAACCTGTACGGCTTGCCGTCCGGGCCGACCTCACGGGCCAGCCAGGTGGAATTCATCAGCTCCACTTCCCGGTCCGTAACCGCCTCCGCCAGGACCGGGTCGGTCCCCAGGTCTTTGAGCGGGACGATTCGGTTCGGGTAAGTCCAGGCCGTGTCGTGCGTCCCGTGGCAGCGGGCGCAGTGTTCCTTGAACAGCGCCCCGCCCCGGGCCGCTTCCTTACCGTCCACCGGGAACGGGTAAGCCGGCGGTTTCGTACTCACGACGAACGAATGGATGTCGGCGAACACCGGCTCGTGTTTCTTGATGTACTCCGGGGAGTGGAACGGGTGGAGTAGGGTGATGAGATCGACCCGGGCGGATTGGGCCGCCATCGCGCCGGTCCAGTCGCGGGTTTTCTTCTTCTTGAGTTGCCACCAGGCCGGCGGGTCGCTGAGAACGTCCCGGGCGAGTTCGCCGCCCGGTTGGCCGGGGCGGAGGTTGAGTTCGGCGTCGCGGAATCGCATCAGGTACGCCCCGGGCGAGACGGCGTCGATCGTCCCCGGGCGTAGCTGAACTGAAACGGGATGTCGATCTTCAACCCGGTGGCAGCCATCAGGTCGTCGGTCAGGGATTGGAAATCCAGGGACGCGTTCCCGAGCCCGAGGTACGTCTTCCCGGCGATCGTCCCGGTGTGGCAGAGCGCGCACGTGATCGTGATGCCGTCGACGAACAGCCCCTTGGCCTTAACCAACCCGACCGGGAGGCCGCGGCCGTCGGCCGTCGCCGGGAGGAGGCCGTACCGCT is drawn from Fimbriiglobus ruber and contains these coding sequences:
- a CDS encoding c-type cytochrome translates to MRFRDAELNLRPGQPGGELARDVLSDPPAWWQLKKKKTRDWTGAMAAQSARVDLITLLHPFHSPEYIKKHEPVFADIHSFVVSTKPPAYPFPVDGKEAARGGALFKEHCARCHGTHDTAWTYPNRIVPLKDLGTDPVLAEAVTDREVELMNSTWLAREVGPDGKPYRFLPARGYQAPPLDGVWATAPYFHNASVPTLYHVLNSKARPRVFTRSYRTAEEDYDPVRVGWKVATVEPPDAKLPYAERRNVYDTTRRGQGNGGHTFGDELTEAERAAVIEYLKTL